A section of the Streptomyces sp. NBC_01363 genome encodes:
- a CDS encoding NAD(P)/FAD-dependent oxidoreductase, translating into MTGGDSVNGGNEVTGGDGADRCHDVVVIGGGAAGLSGAVTLARARRSVLVIDAGHPRNAPASHMHGYLGHDGVQPSELLATGRDEVTRYGGEVVRDAVVAAERLPDGEGFRVVRKDGTAVVARRLLVTTGLVDELPEVPGVAERWGREVLHCPYCHGWEVASRPIGVLSTGPLAVHQALMWRQWSEDVTLFRHTGPEPTDEEYEQLAARGIAVVDGEVVALDVTDDRLAGVRLAGGRAVPCEAVVVQPRFTARADFLADLGLVAAETEAVDQVIGTYVAADPVGATEVPGVWVAGNVADPKGKVIAAAAAGVQAAAAINADLIAEDVSRAVAARRA; encoded by the coding sequence ATGACCGGAGGCGACAGCGTGAACGGCGGCAACGAGGTGACCGGGGGCGACGGCGCGGACCGGTGCCACGACGTGGTGGTGATCGGCGGTGGAGCCGCCGGGCTGAGCGGGGCCGTGACCCTGGCCAGGGCGCGTCGTTCGGTCCTGGTGATCGACGCGGGACACCCGCGCAACGCCCCGGCCTCGCACATGCACGGCTACCTGGGACACGACGGCGTCCAGCCCTCGGAGCTGCTGGCCACCGGCCGGGACGAGGTGACCCGTTACGGGGGCGAGGTCGTCCGGGACGCCGTGGTGGCCGCCGAGCGGCTGCCCGACGGCGAGGGATTCCGCGTCGTACGGAAGGACGGGACCGCGGTCGTGGCGCGCCGGCTCCTGGTGACCACCGGCCTCGTCGACGAACTGCCCGAGGTGCCGGGTGTGGCCGAACGGTGGGGGCGCGAGGTCCTGCACTGCCCGTACTGCCACGGCTGGGAGGTCGCCTCCCGCCCGATCGGCGTCCTGTCCACCGGGCCGCTGGCCGTGCACCAGGCGCTGATGTGGCGCCAGTGGAGCGAGGACGTCACCCTCTTCCGCCACACCGGGCCCGAGCCCACCGACGAGGAGTACGAGCAGCTGGCCGCCCGTGGCATCGCCGTGGTCGACGGCGAGGTGGTCGCCCTCGACGTGACGGACGACCGGCTCGCCGGGGTACGGCTGGCGGGCGGCCGGGCGGTCCCGTGCGAGGCCGTCGTGGTGCAGCCCCGCTTCACCGCCCGCGCGGACTTCCTCGCGGACCTGGGCCTGGTGGCGGCCGAGACGGAGGCGGTGGATCAGGTGATCGGGACGTACGTCGCCGCCGACCCGGTCGGGGCGACGGAGGTACCCGGCGTCTGGGTGGCCGGCAATGTCGCCGACCCGAAGGGGAAGGTCATCGCTGCCGCTGCCGCCGGGGTGCAGGCCGCCGCTGCGATCAACGCGGACCTGATCGCCGAAGACGTGAGCCGCGCGGTCGCCGCCCGCCGGGCCTGA
- a CDS encoding ABC transporter ATP-binding protein gives MSGSEPVLTVRGLNVGYGTGDGAVHALRDIDLTLHRGEVLGLAGESGSGKSTLAYAVTRLLSPPGVITGGEVHYHRRDGEALDLLALSAAELRAFRWQELSIVFQGAMNSLNPVHTVHSQLTDVLRAHRPDLKRPQRTVRAKELLELVGISADRLAAYPHQLSGGMRQRVMIAMALALEPEIVIMDEPTTALDVVMQRQILRQLVRLREELGFSVVFITHDISLLIEFSDRIAIMYGGRIVEEAGASAIYQDPRHPYSDGLLHSFPALHGARRELTGIPGSPPHLSAMPAGCAFHPRCGKALDACATHVPVLAAPGADGSRTVACWLHRPVPATAATATPRS, from the coding sequence ATGAGCGGCAGCGAGCCCGTCCTCACCGTCCGCGGGCTGAACGTGGGCTACGGGACCGGGGACGGCGCCGTGCACGCGCTGCGCGACATCGACCTCACCCTGCACCGGGGCGAAGTCCTGGGCCTGGCGGGCGAGTCGGGATCCGGCAAGTCGACGCTGGCGTACGCCGTGACCCGGCTGCTGTCGCCGCCCGGGGTGATCACCGGCGGCGAGGTCCACTACCACCGGCGGGACGGCGAGGCGCTCGATCTGCTGGCCCTGTCGGCCGCCGAGCTGCGGGCCTTCCGCTGGCAGGAGCTGTCGATCGTGTTCCAGGGCGCGATGAACTCGCTCAATCCGGTGCACACCGTCCACAGTCAGCTCACCGACGTGCTCCGGGCCCACCGCCCGGACCTGAAACGGCCCCAACGGACGGTCCGCGCCAAGGAGTTGCTGGAACTCGTCGGCATCTCCGCCGACCGGCTCGCCGCCTACCCGCACCAGCTCTCCGGCGGGATGCGCCAGCGCGTGATGATCGCGATGGCGCTCGCGCTGGAGCCCGAGATCGTCATCATGGACGAGCCGACGACGGCCCTGGACGTCGTCATGCAACGCCAGATCCTGCGCCAACTGGTCAGACTCCGAGAGGAATTGGGCTTCTCGGTCGTCTTCATCACCCATGACATCTCGCTGCTGATCGAATTCTCGGACCGGATCGCGATCATGTACGGCGGCCGGATCGTCGAGGAGGCCGGTGCCTCCGCGATCTACCAGGACCCCCGCCACCCCTACAGCGACGGGCTGCTGCACTCCTTCCCGGCGCTGCACGGCGCCCGCCGCGAACTCACCGGCATCCCCGGCTCGCCCCCGCACCTGTCCGCGATGCCGGCCGGCTGCGCCTTCCACCCCCGCTGCGGCAAGGCGCTCGACGCCTGCGCCACCCATGTCCCGGTGCTCGCCGCGCCGGGCGCGGACGGCTCCCGCACGGTGGCCTGCTGGCTCCACCGGCCGGTGCCGGCGACGGCGGCGACCGCGACCCCCCGCTCGTAG
- a CDS encoding YceI family protein: MALFNRKNNNAPSATATIAPAVDPALAALTGDYAIDPAHSSIGFTVRHAMVTNVRGTFGEHEGSLKLDGSDPANSTASIDVKIASVDTGISDRDGHLVSGDFFDAEKFPLMTFRSTQAEQLGGDTYRVTGDLTIKDVTRPLAIDLEFNGSATDVYGNERVGFEGSADILRSDWGLTWNAALETGGVMVSDKVKLNFDISAIKSAATQA, translated from the coding sequence ATGGCTCTGTTCAACCGCAAGAACAACAACGCCCCGTCCGCCACCGCCACCATCGCCCCCGCCGTGGACCCGGCCCTCGCCGCCCTCACCGGTGACTACGCGATCGACCCGGCCCACAGCAGCATCGGCTTCACCGTGCGCCACGCCATGGTCACCAATGTGCGCGGCACCTTCGGCGAGCACGAGGGCAGCCTGAAGCTGGACGGCTCCGACCCGGCGAACTCCACCGCGTCGATCGACGTCAAGATCGCCAGCGTCGACACCGGTATCTCCGATCGCGACGGCCACCTGGTCAGCGGCGACTTCTTCGACGCCGAGAAGTTCCCGCTCATGACGTTCCGCTCCACGCAGGCCGAGCAGCTCGGCGGGGACACGTACCGCGTCACCGGTGACCTGACCATCAAGGACGTCACGCGTCCGCTCGCCATCGACCTGGAGTTCAACGGCTCCGCCACCGACGTCTACGGCAACGAGCGGGTCGGCTTCGAGGGCAGCGCGGACATCCTGCGCTCCGACTGGGGCCTCACCTGGAACGCGGCGCTGGAGACCGGCGGCGTGATGGTCAGCGACAAGGTCAAGCTCAACTTCGACATCTCCGCGATCAAGTCCGCCGCGACGCAGGCCTGA
- a CDS encoding SpoIIE family protein phosphatase, protein MRSLLGVRTVAGQVFCFVLGLVLLLVTAGAVALVVQGRRDSMTEARAHTLSVAETFAHSPGVAPALDSKDPTALLQQSAEEVRRLTHVEYVVVAGPQGTRYTHPDPALIGKHIVGPYKEALAGHAFTRTFRGIRGPSVNSVVPVTRPDGSVAGLVSVGVTVESVNSVADRSIPLSAGAAVVALALTTAGAALLSKRLRRQTHGLGPAEMTRMYEHHDAVLHAVREGVLIVEADRLTLANDEARRLLDLPPDAEGRAVADLGLDPGTTALFVSGRTVTDEVLRAGNRLLAVNLRPTDMYGGPPGAVVSLRDTTELRAVTGQAEFATERLLLLYEAGARIGTTLDVTRTAQELADVAIPGFCDAATVDLADPVLRGDEPVTPDGGTLEMRRTAVAAVRADHPLYPVGHVVGFVPGRTRAMRVHSDDADLQSDFTKLGWRNWDRDVAERIREQGYHSLVSVPLHARGVILGMANFWRSGDSEPFDDDDLSFAEELVARAAVGVDNARRYTREHAMAVTLQRSLLPRVLPEQNALDVAHRYLPAHEGVGGDWFDVIPLSGARVALVVGDVVGHGLHAAATMGRLRTSVHNFSSLDPAPDELLGHLDELVARIDRDEAEDGDVEIAGATCLYAIYDAVSGNCTVARAGHPGPVLVLPDGTVDFPEVPTGLPLGIGGMPFEAAEFHVPEGSRLVLYTDGLVERRGRDIDTGLDLLREALAGRDRTPEETCDDVLDALLHDQPDDDVALLVARTRTLDPDQVAQWAVATDPAAVAGVRKHVAEWLTDRGLEEEAFATELILSELVTNAVRYGTAPIEVRLLYDRNLICEVSDSSSTSPHLRYAATTDEGGRGLFLVAQFAERWGTRYTETGKVIWSEQTVGEPEESNF, encoded by the coding sequence CTGCGTTCCCTGCTCGGCGTGCGCACCGTGGCCGGCCAGGTCTTCTGCTTCGTTCTCGGTCTCGTACTGCTGCTCGTCACGGCGGGGGCGGTCGCGCTGGTCGTGCAGGGCCGCCGCGACAGCATGACCGAGGCCCGCGCCCACACCCTGAGCGTCGCCGAGACCTTCGCCCACTCGCCCGGGGTCGCACCGGCGCTGGACAGCAAGGACCCCACCGCACTGTTGCAGCAGAGCGCCGAGGAGGTCCGCAGACTCACCCATGTCGAGTACGTCGTCGTGGCAGGCCCCCAGGGCACCCGCTACACCCACCCCGATCCCGCACTGATCGGCAAGCACATCGTCGGCCCCTACAAGGAGGCACTGGCGGGGCACGCGTTCACCCGGACCTTCAGAGGAATCCGCGGACCCTCGGTCAACTCGGTGGTGCCCGTGACCCGGCCCGACGGCTCGGTCGCCGGACTGGTCTCGGTGGGGGTCACCGTCGAGTCGGTGAACAGCGTGGCGGACCGCTCCATCCCCTTGAGCGCCGGAGCGGCGGTGGTCGCCCTCGCGCTCACCACGGCCGGCGCGGCGCTGCTGAGCAAACGGCTGCGTCGTCAGACCCATGGGCTCGGACCCGCCGAGATGACCCGGATGTACGAGCACCACGACGCGGTGCTGCACGCGGTCCGCGAGGGCGTCCTCATCGTCGAGGCCGACCGGCTGACCCTGGCCAACGACGAGGCCCGCAGACTCCTCGACCTGCCCCCGGACGCCGAGGGCCGGGCGGTCGCGGACCTCGGGCTGGACCCCGGCACCACCGCGCTGTTCGTCTCCGGCCGCACCGTCACGGACGAGGTGCTGCGGGCCGGCAACCGGCTGCTGGCCGTCAATCTCCGTCCGACCGACATGTACGGCGGCCCGCCCGGCGCCGTGGTGAGCCTGCGGGACACCACCGAACTCCGCGCGGTCACGGGACAGGCGGAATTCGCGACCGAACGACTGCTGCTCCTGTACGAGGCCGGTGCCCGGATCGGCACCACGCTCGATGTCACCCGGACGGCGCAGGAACTGGCGGACGTGGCGATCCCCGGATTCTGCGACGCCGCGACGGTCGACCTCGCCGACCCCGTACTGCGCGGGGACGAACCGGTCACACCGGACGGCGGCACGCTGGAGATGCGCCGCACCGCCGTCGCGGCGGTCCGCGCGGACCATCCGCTGTATCCGGTCGGCCATGTGGTGGGTTTCGTCCCCGGCCGGACCCGGGCCATGCGGGTGCACAGCGACGACGCCGATCTGCAGAGCGATTTCACGAAGCTGGGCTGGCGGAACTGGGACCGCGACGTGGCCGAGCGGATCAGGGAGCAGGGATACCACTCGCTCGTGTCGGTGCCGCTGCACGCGCGCGGCGTCATCCTGGGCATGGCCAACTTCTGGCGCTCGGGCGATTCGGAACCGTTCGACGACGACGACCTGTCCTTCGCGGAGGAACTGGTGGCACGGGCCGCGGTGGGTGTGGACAACGCCCGCCGCTACACGCGGGAGCATGCAATGGCCGTGACGCTGCAGCGCAGTCTGCTGCCCCGTGTCCTGCCCGAGCAGAACGCCCTCGATGTCGCCCACCGCTATCTGCCGGCGCACGAGGGGGTCGGAGGCGACTGGTTCGATGTGATCCCGCTGTCCGGTGCCCGGGTGGCGCTGGTCGTCGGCGACGTGGTCGGGCACGGGCTGCACGCCGCGGCCACCATGGGGCGGCTGCGCACCAGCGTCCACAACTTCTCGTCGCTGGACCCCGCGCCCGACGAACTCCTCGGGCATCTCGACGAGCTGGTGGCCCGGATCGACCGGGACGAAGCCGAAGACGGCGATGTCGAGATCGCCGGAGCCACCTGCCTGTACGCGATCTACGACGCGGTCTCCGGCAACTGCACGGTGGCGCGGGCCGGCCACCCCGGGCCGGTGCTGGTCCTTCCGGACGGCACCGTCGACTTCCCCGAGGTCCCGACCGGACTTCCCCTCGGCATCGGCGGCATGCCCTTCGAGGCGGCCGAGTTCCACGTACCCGAGGGGAGCCGGCTGGTCCTCTACACGGACGGTCTCGTCGAGCGGCGGGGCCGGGACATCGACACCGGCCTCGACCTGCTGCGCGAGGCGCTCGCCGGCCGTGACCGGACACCGGAGGAGACCTGCGACGACGTGCTCGACGCGCTGCTGCACGACCAGCCGGACGACGATGTCGCCCTGCTCGTGGCCCGCACCCGCACGCTCGATCCGGACCAGGTCGCGCAATGGGCCGTGGCCACCGATCCGGCGGCCGTCGCCGGGGTCCGCAAGCACGTCGCCGAGTGGCTCACCGACCGGGGCCTGGAGGAGGAGGCCTTCGCCACCGAGCTGATCCTGAGCGAACTGGTCACCAACGCGGTCCGCTACGGCACGGCACCCATCGAGGTCCGTCTGCTCTACGACCGCAACCTGATCTGCGAGGTGTCCGACAGCAGCAGCACCTCACCGCATCTGCGCTACGCGGCGACGACGGACGAGGGCGGCCGGGGCCTGTTCCTCGTCGCCCAGTTCGCCGAACGCTGGGGCACTCGCTACACCGAGACGGGCAAGGTCATCTGGTCGGAGCAGACGGTCGGCGAACCGGAGGAGAGCAACTTCTAG
- a CDS encoding ABC transporter permease: MAVTTAEVAATDPAGTDPNGNPAPSRRRLRFLRGRKTVVGLGILAFFVVIAVVGPWIAPYDPDTMSDQLLQPPSGAHWFGTTQTGQDVLSQILVGTRGVLVVGFVAGILATILSVLIGVSAGFLGGTADELLSLLSNVFLVIPGLPLIVIIASFVSDAGDLLIAAVIALTSWAWGARVLRAQTLSLRRRDYVEAARATGESTWRIILFEVLPNLTAVIASGFVGTVIFAILSEITLAFIGVADISDWNWGTVLFWAQSNQALAQGAWWWFVPAGLCIALLGMSLALINFGIDEFVNPRLRTESGATGKVRMRVGFTPVARASVSHASPARGTHDKETRS, encoded by the coding sequence ATGGCCGTCACCACCGCCGAGGTCGCCGCGACCGACCCGGCCGGGACCGACCCGAACGGGAACCCGGCGCCCAGCAGGCGCAGGCTGCGCTTTCTGCGCGGCCGCAAGACCGTCGTCGGTCTCGGGATCCTCGCCTTCTTCGTCGTGATCGCGGTCGTCGGACCGTGGATCGCCCCGTACGACCCCGACACGATGAGCGACCAACTGCTCCAACCACCCTCCGGAGCCCACTGGTTCGGCACCACGCAGACCGGTCAGGACGTGCTCTCGCAGATCCTCGTCGGCACCCGGGGAGTCCTGGTCGTCGGCTTCGTCGCCGGGATACTCGCGACGATCCTCTCCGTGCTGATCGGGGTCAGCGCCGGCTTCCTCGGGGGCACGGCCGACGAGCTGCTCTCGCTGCTCTCCAACGTCTTCCTGGTCATCCCGGGACTGCCGCTGATCGTCATCATCGCCAGCTTCGTCTCCGACGCGGGCGATCTGCTCATCGCCGCCGTCATCGCCCTCACCTCCTGGGCCTGGGGAGCCCGGGTGCTGCGCGCCCAGACGCTGTCGCTGCGCCGCCGGGACTACGTCGAGGCGGCCCGCGCCACCGGTGAGTCGACCTGGCGGATCATCCTCTTCGAGGTCCTGCCGAACCTGACGGCCGTCATCGCCTCCGGCTTCGTCGGCACCGTGATCTTCGCGATCCTCTCCGAGATCACCCTCGCCTTCATCGGCGTCGCCGACATCTCCGACTGGAACTGGGGGACCGTCCTGTTCTGGGCGCAGTCCAACCAGGCCCTGGCCCAGGGCGCGTGGTGGTGGTTCGTCCCCGCCGGGCTCTGCATCGCCCTGCTCGGCATGTCGCTCGCCCTGATCAACTTCGGCATCGACGAGTTCGTCAACCCGCGCCTGCGTACGGAGTCCGGCGCGACCGGGAAGGTCCGGATGAGGGTCGGCTTCACCCCCGTGGCGCGCGCATCCGTGTCACACGCATCCCCGGCACGCGGTACGCACGACAAGGAGACCCGCTCATGA
- a CDS encoding ABC transporter ATP-binding protein, with protein sequence MSKQPAQNHVVLEARSVTKHFPVRRTGRDLLAGRRRTVHAVDDVSLALRRGTVTALVGESGSGKSTVARLLARLHPLTEGEILLDGTAVKAGRGRSFRGYVRRVQLIFQDPFASLNPVHTVRYHLTRALRIHGRAGSGEAELEENLTILLNRVQLTPPHQYLEKFPHELSGGQRQRVAIARALGADPQVLLADEPVSMLDVSIRLGVLNLLKDLKDRLRLAILYITHDIASARYFADTTLVMYAGRIVEGGDSETVTQRPAHPYTQLLIASAPDPDRVVAEAEQEETGSGEPPSLIAPPTGCRFHPRCPKAMERCRTEPPPRFDLEGGQWAACWLYADGAETADEHRKESAK encoded by the coding sequence ATGTCGAAACAGCCCGCACAGAACCATGTCGTGCTCGAAGCACGCTCCGTCACCAAGCACTTCCCCGTACGCCGCACCGGACGCGACCTCCTCGCGGGCCGACGCCGCACCGTCCACGCCGTCGACGACGTCTCGCTGGCACTGCGGCGCGGCACGGTCACCGCGCTGGTGGGGGAGTCGGGCTCCGGGAAGTCCACCGTGGCCAGACTGCTCGCCCGGCTCCATCCGCTCACCGAGGGCGAGATCCTGCTGGACGGCACGGCCGTGAAGGCCGGACGGGGCCGCTCCTTCCGCGGTTACGTACGCCGGGTCCAGCTCATCTTCCAGGACCCGTTCGCCTCACTGAACCCGGTGCACACCGTGCGCTACCACCTCACCCGGGCACTGCGGATCCACGGCCGGGCGGGCAGCGGAGAGGCGGAACTGGAAGAGAACCTGACCATCCTGCTGAACCGTGTCCAGCTGACTCCTCCGCACCAGTACCTGGAGAAGTTCCCGCACGAGCTGTCGGGGGGACAGCGCCAGCGCGTGGCCATCGCCCGCGCACTCGGCGCCGATCCCCAGGTCCTGCTCGCCGACGAACCCGTCTCGATGCTGGACGTCTCGATCCGGCTCGGCGTGCTCAACCTGCTGAAGGACCTCAAGGACCGGCTGCGCCTCGCGATCCTCTACATCACCCATGACATCGCGTCGGCCCGCTACTTCGCGGACACGACGCTGGTGATGTACGCGGGCCGGATCGTCGAGGGCGGGGACAGCGAGACCGTCACCCAGCGCCCCGCCCACCCCTACACCCAGCTCCTCATCGCCTCGGCGCCCGACCCGGACCGGGTGGTCGCCGAGGCGGAACAGGAGGAGACCGGCAGCGGCGAACCGCCCTCGCTCATCGCCCCGCCCACGGGCTGCCGCTTCCACCCCCGCTGCCCGAAGGCCATGGAGCGCTGCCGCACCGAACCGCCGCCCCGCTTCGACCTCGAAGGCGGCCAGTGGGCGGCCTGCTGGCTGTACGCGGACGGTGCGGAAACGGCCGACGAGCACCGGAAGGAGAGCGCGAAGTGA
- a CDS encoding ABC transporter permease codes for MKYLLQRLAFYLVTAWAAITINFLIPRMMPGDPVQALLSRFQGQLDTDAVNSLKALFGLDKHQSLWQQYTDYWSHLLDGDLGLSFTFFPTPVSEVIAQSLPWTLALVGITTLISFLLGTGIGVFTGWRRGSWMDGLLPVTTFISAIPYFWLGLIAIALFAVKWPLFPAAGGYDSSLVPAFDWPFISSALYHGALPGLTIVLSAVAGWILGMRNMMVTVSSEDYVMVAQAKGLSERRVMFGYAARNAILPNISGFALSLGFIVGGTLLVEMVFSYPGIGYQLFQGVGAKDYPLMQGVFLIITLSVLAANLLADVIYMVLDPRTRREA; via the coding sequence GTGAAATACCTGCTCCAACGGCTCGCCTTCTACCTGGTCACCGCCTGGGCCGCGATCACCATCAACTTCCTGATCCCGCGCATGATGCCCGGCGACCCGGTCCAGGCGCTGCTCTCCCGGTTCCAGGGCCAGCTCGACACCGACGCCGTCAACTCGCTCAAGGCACTCTTCGGCCTCGACAAGCACCAGTCGCTCTGGCAGCAGTACACCGACTACTGGTCGCATCTGCTCGACGGCGACCTCGGTCTCTCCTTCACCTTCTTCCCCACACCGGTCAGCGAGGTGATCGCTCAGTCGCTGCCGTGGACGCTCGCGCTCGTCGGCATCACCACGCTGATCAGTTTCCTGCTCGGCACCGGCATCGGCGTCTTCACCGGCTGGCGGCGCGGCTCCTGGATGGACGGCCTGCTGCCCGTCACCACCTTCATCTCGGCCATCCCGTACTTCTGGCTGGGGCTCATCGCCATCGCCCTGTTCGCCGTGAAGTGGCCGCTCTTCCCGGCTGCCGGGGGCTACGACAGCTCGCTCGTGCCCGCCTTCGACTGGCCGTTCATCTCCAGCGCGCTCTACCACGGGGCGTTGCCCGGCCTCACCATCGTGCTCAGCGCCGTGGCCGGCTGGATCCTCGGCATGCGGAACATGATGGTGACGGTGTCCTCGGAGGACTACGTCATGGTCGCCCAGGCCAAGGGGCTCTCCGAGCGCCGGGTGATGTTCGGGTACGCCGCACGCAACGCGATCCTCCCCAACATCTCCGGCTTCGCCCTCTCGCTGGGCTTCATCGTCGGCGGCACCCTGCTGGTGGAGATGGTCTTCTCCTACCCCGGCATCGGCTACCAGCTCTTCCAGGGCGTGGGCGCCAAGGACTACCCCCTGATGCAGGGCGTCTTCCTGATCATCACGCTCTCCGTCCTCGCGGCGAACCTCCTCGCCGATGTCATCTACATGGTCCTCGACCCCCGTACCCGAAGGGAGGCCTAG
- a CDS encoding GH1 family beta-glucosidase: MNIVTPVTTPEEYAREIAAAAVPGLPADFRWGVATAAYQIEGAAAEDGRTPSIWDTYCRVPGMVVRGENGDVACDHYHRMPEDVRLIADLGVDTYRFSLSWPRIQPGGRGPANAKGLDFYKRLVDELEARDITPWITLYHWDLPQELETGDIGGSTAGGGWPARDTAHRFAEYAALAYDALGDRVKHWTTLNEPWCSAMLGYAYGNQAPGRQDFGDAIRAVHHLLLGHGLAARYIRETAAARGNELELGITLNLGTATPETDSAEDAEACRRADGMGRRLYLDPLVKGAYPEDVVADLALRNAELPVRDGDLDVISTPIDILGVNFYRGTLFSGVTEEGSPVDAEGLPVTRGVERDLPRTAMDWEITPTALTDLLVGLEKEYGVPTVITENGAAFDDTVSEDGQIHDADRTTYLADHIAAVAAARTAGADVRGYFAWSLMDNFEWSYGYDKRFGIVRVDYDTQERTLKDSAKWYRDTIRLTRSR, from the coding sequence ATGAACATCGTCACCCCCGTCACCACCCCCGAGGAATACGCGCGCGAGATCGCCGCCGCGGCCGTCCCCGGCCTGCCCGCAGACTTCCGCTGGGGCGTCGCCACCGCCGCCTACCAGATCGAGGGCGCCGCCGCCGAGGACGGCCGGACCCCGTCCATCTGGGACACGTACTGCAGGGTGCCCGGCATGGTCGTCCGCGGCGAGAACGGCGACGTGGCCTGCGACCACTACCACCGGATGCCCGAGGACGTGCGGCTGATCGCGGACCTGGGCGTCGACACGTACCGGTTCTCGCTGTCCTGGCCGCGCATCCAGCCGGGCGGGCGCGGACCGGCCAACGCGAAGGGGCTGGACTTCTACAAGCGCCTGGTCGACGAGCTGGAGGCCAGGGACATCACCCCCTGGATCACCCTCTATCACTGGGACCTCCCGCAGGAGCTGGAGACCGGCGACATCGGCGGTTCCACCGCGGGGGGCGGCTGGCCGGCCCGCGACACCGCCCACCGCTTCGCCGAGTACGCCGCGCTCGCCTACGACGCGCTCGGTGACCGGGTGAAGCACTGGACGACGCTGAACGAGCCGTGGTGCTCGGCCATGCTCGGCTACGCGTACGGCAACCAGGCGCCCGGCCGGCAGGACTTCGGCGACGCGATCAGGGCCGTGCACCATCTGCTCCTCGGCCACGGCCTCGCCGCGCGGTACATCCGCGAGACGGCCGCCGCCCGCGGCAACGAACTCGAACTCGGCATCACGCTCAACCTCGGCACCGCCACCCCCGAGACCGACAGCGCCGAGGACGCCGAGGCCTGCCGCCGCGCCGACGGGATGGGCCGCCGCCTCTACCTGGACCCGCTGGTCAAGGGCGCCTACCCCGAGGACGTCGTCGCCGACCTCGCCCTGCGGAACGCCGAGCTCCCGGTCCGGGACGGCGACCTGGACGTCATCTCCACCCCGATCGACATCCTCGGCGTCAACTTCTACCGCGGCACCCTCTTCTCCGGCGTCACGGAGGAGGGCTCCCCGGTGGACGCCGAGGGACTGCCGGTCACCCGCGGCGTGGAGCGTGATCTGCCGCGTACCGCGATGGACTGGGAGATCACCCCCACCGCCCTCACCGACCTGCTGGTGGGCCTGGAGAAGGAGTACGGCGTCCCGACGGTCATCACCGAGAACGGCGCCGCGTTCGACGACACCGTCTCCGAGGACGGGCAGATCCACGACGCCGACCGCACCACCTATCTCGCCGACCACATCGCCGCCGTCGCCGCGGCCCGCACCGCGGGGGCCGACGTCCGGGGCTACTTCGCCTGGTCGCTGATGGACAACTTCGAGTGGTCCTACGGCTACGACAAGCGGTTCGGCATCGTCCGCGTCGACTACGACACGCAGGAACGGACGCTCAAGGACAGCGCCAAGTGGTACCGCGACACCATCCGGCTCACCCGGAGCCGGTGA